The DNA segment CTGCTTAGACGCACCAAGATGGAAAAATAGATCAGTTAAATGACGCATTCCATTTGTATGTCAATGGTTTTCGGGGCCAAAGCAAGCAAAGCCGCTTCTACTTGGGACATATCGGATCTTCTACTGAGCTGGATattggctttttgttttttttattgacatgaCGCACACTGGTCGCGTCTTATCGGCCGGGCCTCACACTTGTTTAAAGTAAACAAGCCTTTTGTAAAGCAATGCTAAAAACAGTGTGGAAAAATATTTCTAgtctactcttttttttaaaaaccatcACCATCTCCCCCTTTCACCGCTCAGGGTCCTGGGTGGAGTTGGAGATGAATAGAGGCACAGCCGGATCGGCCCAGTCGCCCTCCGCGGCCCCGGGCCTGCTGCCCCTCCctcaggtggaggaagaggaggccatggtgggggggctggagcaCGTCCCGTCCTCGTCCTCGATACACAATGGGGACATGGAGAAGATTTTGCTGGACGCGCAGCACGAGTCCAGCCGCAGCAACTCCTCCTGCGACAGGTAGACTTAGTGAGcaatttaaatgtcatttttacaatggaaagaagtgaaaaaaaactgtttggaAAGTGTATTTAAGTGAAATAAACCATAAAATCGAAATATATACTCTGAAACTAACAAAATAAAGGTGCTTATACTTCTGTTCTTACTTCTCTTCTTCAGGAATTTCGCCCTCTAGGTAAAAGTTCAGTGAAAGTCCCGAGTTCTTGTGTTCATGCCAGTCTGTGTTTGTGGTTGTGGAGGATTTAGTCGGCGTGCTCTTCTTCCTGTTGACACATAGCGTAGAGCTTTCTGCTTTAGGAgctacatttcatttcataatcaaaagaaaatcaatttgGAGATGAGGATTGATTTGATATTAAGCTCttttttcacaaaatgaatGATCATTTTCCTGTTCTTTCTAAGCTGCTGTGTAACTGCTGCTTCCCACTatgttcttccctttttccacaTTGGCTTCTTGCAGCCCAGAGGTCAGATCATCTGCTGACCCCCCCACACCAGCTCACAGGGGGAAACCAAActtaatagattttttttccacGAGCGGTGCTTAATATTTTGGTCGCATAGCTCCTATAAAACCATTAACTTTGCTTTAAGTGTTCCAGATGTTATTCCGCCCGTTgatcaggagggggggggggggctctctttGGTAGCGGCCCTCAAAGTGTCGAGTCAGCGCGTTCACTCTGACAGCTGCTCGGGAGTCGAGTCGGCTTCTGCAAATAAGAATCAAAAAAGACCTCCCATTTCACTGAGGAcgtgagaaaaacaacaactatccTGACCCCTGAACTCCTCGTCCTATCACTGCGCTTTCACGTTCCCCCCCGAGGGCCGAGATAAAGCGGAGCGGGACAGCCGGGGGGGAGCCAGGGGGGTCAGCTGACAGCAGGTCACTTGAGGATGTTTTTCAACAAGCCGCCTTGAAAATAAGAAGGAGTCCTAACGTCGCACTTTAAGAACAAGCAAAGCGTTGCGTTACACGGTTTTAATTAGCGACGTGTTTTCTTTACTTGTCCTgccaaaagacacacacacgcacacacacacacacacacacacacacacacacacacacacagagtaccGGAGCAGCGGTAAACACTTGTACTGTCCGCGTCGTGGTGCTCTAAATTTGAGCTGCAATGACTCTTACCAGTGAAGgcaaactgaaaaaataaaaatgaatcccAGTCTTGTTATATGCGTACAGGTTAGTGTGTAACAAAGCAGGCTTACTGCTCATGTTTCCATGGATCCGCACAGATTTGTCCCATTTCAAACAAAATTGAATGTAGTCACACTACATCCAAAATATGAATCAATATTTTAGGCTCAATAAACTTTGTGGATTAAGAGATTATGTTCAGACAACAATACAGGAAATACATACTTACAGGaaactttttttattgtccCTAACTAGCTGTACTTTGTTTCCACAGCCCCCCTCGGCCACACAGCCCCCAGGATGACGGACAGATCATCTTCGACGTGGACCTGAGCGGCCGAAGAGACAGCCTAGTAAGAgcttgtgtgtctcctctggttctctagcactgttgtcatggcaaccccAACCACTGTCCCTAAAGtggtgcgtttgtttgtgtgcatgagaaCGACAACTGGTGTCTGCCTTTAGTTTCCATGGAGATGCCTTTTCACTCGCTCTTCCTGTCCTTGATCTCTatgtgcatcacacacacacacacacacagaaatatacaaaatgtgtctttttaaagaaagaattttgttaaatgtgtgtgtgtgtgtgtcttcagtcAGAAGAGGACGGCTTGGACAAGGAGAGGGACATGGACATCCTGATGAAGGACGCAGACTGGGTGGCTGACTGGTCCAGTCGACCGGAAAACATTCCCCCCAAGTGAGTCTCAAACTCGGCAAACAGCGACGTGATGTTTCCACGGCAACAGAACACACCAAGCTGCTCGTTGGTCCGGGGGAAGTGGCCAGTCAACATTGCCGTGGAGTTTTACTAAAGCACAAACGTAATGCATGCAGCCAGAAGAGTAGACGGTTAAGTGATGTACAACGTTTAGGCCTCTGTCATATAAAAACGTGGTTCATtcaatgatgcagcagaaacTTACCGCGTTGCGTCTAAAGCCGCTGAACTTTTTGCAGGGAGTTTCATTTCCGTCACCCTCGCCGCTCCGTAACACTCAGCATGAGGAAGACCGGCGCCATGAAGAAAGGAGGAATCTTCTCTGCCGACTTCCTCAAAGTCTTCATCCCCTCGTTGCTGCTGTCGCACATCCTCGCTGTGGGGCTGGGGTAAGAAACGCCATCTCACAGCGGCTTCATCAAATGCATAGAACTGATACCCATTGATAGTGAACAATGCACATCAATGGTGTTAATTGAATAACTTGACTTTTCCCTGTAAGAAGTCCTCCAAATTCCTATATTTCAAAACAACGTTACCAAACAGTGCGTTTAATTTGAAGTGCGTAGTTGCACGTGAATGCCACTAaggggagctgcagcagcagacacaagtcagctgtgcccccccccctccctgcttccctcctccctccctctatccctCCCTATCTGGACAAAGAGGGTGCACACCTGCTGTCTTGCCGGGAGCCGCTACTCCCATGAGCCCTTTCTGCTGGGGATGGCGCTCGTTATGGTAACCACGGTTCCAACAGATAATGTCACCGCATGAAGCCTCAGGCAGGAGGCGGGTCTTTGTACGCGGCACGCAGGGAATGTCATTGACATAGTCTCTGTGGGCCAATGGGGTAGTTCCTACGGTTACATAATAACTCTGTGGCGCTCTCGCTCATCAGTGCATTCTTCGTTATTAGGAAAACAACAATACCTGTTTGTTGATGTTTCAGTTTCTCTGGAAAGATACTATAGTTAAAAGACACTAATATAATGTTTCAGTTTCTGTCTTTCATCAGCTGATAAAAGTATTCCAATGTCAGTCTTACTTATAATACAAATAAGGGAAAAGTCAAATGTGTTGAGATTAATTATCTATTTTCTACCGCAAATTAAGATGTTTTTTGGATGAGGTCGAGTTTTTACCCGGTCCGTCTCACCTCAGTCTCACCAGATCCTGCTGTAGCCCGTTTGCAACCCGACAATCGCGAAAACCACCTATCAGCGCGCACGCGGTGATCTGTAACCTGCTCCCCGTCCTCTCGGCAGGGTGTACATCGGCAAGAGGCTGAGCGCCCCCGCCGCCAGCTCCTTCTGAGCCGCCGGCCGGAGCAAAGTGCCTGAGGAGGCACCGCGAGTCAGTCGCCATCGGAGGAGGAAGTTCTGCTGTGTGCGAGAAGAGCGGCCgtctcttctccctctgtcccGCCTGCCCCCCCCGGCTGTCCCCCTCCTTCGCCCCTGAGATATGCATCTgcctttccccctctctctcctacacccccgccccccctaaCTGTCTGTAGATAATCCGCCTTACACCCTTCACTCatttgtgtgtgctttttaaagAAGAACGAAAAAGGTCACGTTTCCCTTtccccagtggggggggggggtccatgttTATGACGGGTGGGTTTCCAGGGAGCGTCGCAGTGTCAAATCTAACTCCTCTACTACTCAGCTAATTGATCATGTGACTACAGGGGTGGATGTGTAGACGGTTCTGCCACCTGCGCCAGTCGCCCAGCACTCGATCTCCAAAAGGGATCCACCAAATTCCAGTTTGGAAAGTAGCCGATATTCTTTTaggtttttaattcattttacagAAGTGGTGGTTTATTGAGCAGGTGTAATGAAGTTAAGATAGTGGCCATGCTGAAGGTCGGGCTCTGGGGACATGTCTGACTGTCACGCCAGGCGGGACGGATTCCTTTCACTCTTTCGGAATTAGAACAGACTCTAATCTGCATCTGAATGAATATTTTGCCAAGCAATAATACCTGCAAATAAGGCACCAGATGTGTGTCGCGCAGGCGGGCGGACAGTATTTCACGGTTGGCTGCTATGACGTGATGCCGTGGTCGTTGCGTCATATCCAAAGACATCAAGAAGCATTTAGTTAACTAGAAGTTGTAAAATATGATATCTGAACTTTCGTCCTTTTAATCTGAGGATTGAGTcgtattattttaaaagtatttcctGTAAAATGAGTGAAATATTAAACTGGAATCAGTTGCCTTTTGCTTTCCAAATGGTTCGGTCAGGAGAACACATTTATAACAGCGTTATCTTCGGCCCTGCTTTCTCACAACATGTCTGCAGAACTGACGGAGACTGACTGCAGGTCTTTGACAGGCGAAAAGCGGCCCTCACTTTGAAATTTGTCGTGGTGACACACTACAGATGTTTAGCAGCTTCCAATCCACCGAGGGGGGGTTTGTTTGGACCCGAGCGAGCGCCACGCACACTCGTGGGAGGTCTTCTGCTTCACTGCAGGACTGTGGCCAGTTCGGCTCCAAGTGGACCTTCCACAGTCCAGATCTCCTTAAACAAACCCCACAATATAAAAACTTATGTTTTAGTTACTTGTAAGTAAATTAACTCTCTTTCTTCCACTACATAACAGATGCACAAGTCTTGATTGATGCGCTAAATGATTTTCAGTTTTAAAGGTGGACCTTTTCAAAAGATTGCGGAGTGATTACTACAATtcagttttacatttcacggGGCAAGAAAAGAGTTGACAAAAAGGAATAGCTTGCATGAGCTCTGACCGAACGGTGGAGTGTCATCTTTGGGTGAAGTATCTGAAAAACAATCACAAAACTCACCAGAACATTTAGTTGATGACCAAAGGTGATGTTTGAAACTTCACTGCTGGTAATCGAGTACATGTTCAGGGAGGCCTTCATCTGGTGCGCAGACTCCATTTCCTTCTTATAGCTCATTTACTAGCATATGATGATCTCCATTTCAACCACAgctctgcagcacacacacagtcccgtTTGACGGTAGTGTTGTGGATCCTTCTTTCCGGAttgaagtgtcttttttttccctccctgatTGTGTACTCGCAGAGAAGGAGTCGAGTTTGAAAGTGTGGAAACAGAAATCTCACTGTTGATGGCAGAGCCTACTGTGAATAGGAGAAGGAAGATGTGAAAGGAGACTTTCCTCAGATTGTGATGGTGAACATTCGTTATTGTAATTATGcgtttgctgtgattttcttttttccccccacattgaaaaatgtaatcaatATTTTGCCATTAAATATGACCTGAAGGAAGCTTTTCCCTGACTTGgccttttatttgtttctttgttttatttatgaccCTTCTGAAGAAATCAGGGTTTGCTTGTTTGATACTTCAACCTTTAAAGAAGTATTACTGAAAATCTTAAAATGATTAGAAACTAACTGGAGAATTTAACTATGCTGCTAAATCATTGTGTGTAAAACTACAAGGGAAATAAAGGATCTAATTTTACTGTGCTTCAATTTACCATATAAGATACGAGAAGCACCCAGAGTCACTAAACTAGAGCTGAAACGGCTACATTGAGGTTGACTCGTTGCCTACTGAAACATCTTTCTGTCAAACATAACAACCTAAGCTCAAGTGTCAAGTTGTTCTTCTTGTAACCCTCCACCCATTCGACCTTTAACCTTGACCTGGATGTTTCAGCTGCCTGAAACCAGAGCAGGAAGACCTTCGGGAGGAGGTCAGGTCGGAGCTGACGTTTAACTATTTGAAGCTGAGCCGCTAAATGTCTCTGTCTGTGCCCGTGGAAGACGCTCCGTAGGGTCCTTTAAGGTGTTTCCCAGCGCTAACCGTGGACTTTGTTCCAACACGCCTCAAAGTATTCAGAGATCACCAATATATTGCTTCTTTTCTTGTTGCCTTGTCTTTGACAACACAAGACAGGTGTATGTATCAAAAAGCCTATTTGAAACGTGATTACAGGATATGACTTAAGCATGACACACTTGTAAGATATTTAGTTTTCATTCTGCAGTCTGCACCTCCAGAAGGGACATTAGTGCTGCCATACGAACAACATGTGTTCAGGTAATGTCGGCCCCGCTGCGCCTTCACCTCTCGCTTATTACTCAGTGTCTTCACTGGGATTTGTTTGCAAATCCTAAACCAGCTGTCGGATATAAAAGCTGAGTTGCTGTTCAGCCCCTCCACACTTTCACCATTGAGATGGAAGATTGTTTGAAAAGGTAGCTGTTTCGTGGCCGAGACGCAGCAGTGATGTCACCGCGCTCGGCATAGAAACAGTCTGGCACATCACACATAGTTTTTATAATTTGATTTCTGTACAGATTAAATAAACAACTTAGCTTCCCATCACATTGAGGCAGAATCAACATGAATCAACATAACTGTGAATTTGACAGTTGTTAGCCAATAAGTTGTTTTCAACAGTATGTCCCTTGATTATATCTTAAATTGTCCATTAAAAGGACAGTAACACGCAGAACTTGATAAGCAGACCGTCGGCACAAGCAGTTAAACTTCAAATTACATTGCAAGATCAACGTAAAACAAGAGACCCAATCTGACCgacaaaaagacaagaacaTGAAAGCAGAAGCC comes from the Gasterosteus aculeatus chromosome 14, fGasAcu3.hap1.1, whole genome shotgun sequence genome and includes:
- the bnip3lb gene encoding BCL2 interacting protein 3 like b isoform X1, translating into MSAAADAANVSPADRAGDSGLNGSWVELEMNRGTAGSAQSPSAAPGLLPLPQVEEEEAMVGGLEHVPSSSSIHNGDMEKILLDAQHESSRSNSSCDSPPRPHSPQDDGQIIFDVDLSGRRDSLSEEDGLDKERDMDILMKDADWVADWSSRPENIPPKEFHFRHPRRSVTLSMRKTGAMKKGGIFSADFLKVFIPSLLLSHILAVGLGVYIGKRLSAPAASSF
- the bnip3lb gene encoding BCL2 interacting protein 3 like b isoform X2, with translation MNRGTAGSAQSPSAAPGLLPLPQVEEEEAMVGGLEHVPSSSSIHNGDMEKILLDAQHESSRSNSSCDSPPRPHSPQDDGQIIFDVDLSGRRDSLSEEDGLDKERDMDILMKDADWVADWSSRPENIPPKEFHFRHPRRSVTLSMRKTGAMKKGGIFSADFLKVFIPSLLLSHILAVGLGVYIGKRLSAPAASSF